A segment of the Neochlamydia sp. S13 genome:
AAAGTCTGTTGAGGAGAAGTATCGCCAGCAGCAGCCATTAGCGAAAAAGGAGCTAAACAAGCAAATAGAAAAAATAGGGTAGTCCTTAACATAGTAAATATCCTTATAGTTTTAACGGGTATGAGGGCAGATTTCAGTGCTTTTAAAGAAATAGTTAATTTCGGTTTGAGCATTTTCAGCAGAATCTGAACCATGTACGCAATTTTCATCGATAGACTGTGCAAAATCTGCACGAATAGTGCCTGGAGAGGCTTTTTTAGGGTCAGTAGCTCCCATAATTTCTCGGTTTTTAAGGATGGCCTGGTTACCTTCTAATACCGTAATAAGTACAGGACCTGAAATCATGAAGCTGACAAGGTCTTTAAAAAAAGGACGTTCTTTATGAATAGCATAAAAACCTTCGGCTTCCTGCTGGCTTAAATGTTTCATTTTAGCAGCCACAATCTTTAACCCATTTTTTTCAAAGCGAGCAATGATTTCACCTATCTGATTTTTACCTACAGCATCTGGTTTAATGATGGAGAGTGTGCGTTCTTGTGATGTCATTCTTCTTTATTTCCTCCTTTAAAGGTTATTAAATAAAAGGTAGTATAGCAAACTTGAAAAAAATACACACTATTAAACCATTTTGAGGCTCAAAAAAATGATGGATTTTAAACAAAAACTCTATACTTATGCACAGTTACTGATAGAACATGGCTTAAATGTACAAAAAGGACAGATTGTTAACATTACAGCAGAAATTTGCCATCGTGAGCTTACCCATCTGCTTTGCCAGATAGCTTATCGCCGAGGAGCCAAGCATGTGAATGTAGATTTTATTGAGCCTCGTTTAATACGAACTCGTCTCTTAGATTCGATAGAAGACGATGATTTAGCGTATGTGCCTCACTATCTTAGTCAAAAATATGAAGAATTTGTAAAAGAAGGAGCTGCTGTCTTACGATTGATTGGTAGTGAACTTCCCGATAACCTTACAGATTTAAATCCTCAAAAAATTAACACTCTTTCCAATAGTAATTTTAAAGCTCTTAAAAAATATTATACTGAGGGTGTAAGTAAGTCGAAAGTTCAGTGGACAGTTGCAGCAGCAGCTACCCCGCAGTGGGGAAAAAAAGTTTTTCCTGAACTTGAGGAGGCAAAAGCTTGTGAAGCACTGTGGGAGCAGATTTTCAAAATTTGCCGGGCTGATCAACCTAACTGCCTTGAATTATGGAAGAAACATAATAGTGTCTTGCAAGCTCGTGCCAAGCACCTGACTAAAATGAAAATTCGCGAATTGCATTTTACAGGCCCTGATACCGATTTAAAGGTTTTTTTAAGCCCTCAAGCTCTTTTTGTGGGAGGGGGAAGCCAAGGACCTGGAGGGGAATTTGAGCCTAATATTCCCACCGAAGAGTGCTTCACTACTCCTGATTATCGTTTAACCACCGGTAAAGTAAAAGTTACGCGTCCTGTACTTGTGAATGGTAAAATAGTTAAAGATTTGCATTTGGAATTTAAAGAAGGAAAACTTGTTCATTTTGAGGCTAGTGAAGGGGAAGAAAATTTTGCAAGATATATCGATAACGATGCAGGTTCTCGCTTTTTAGGTGAGGTGGCTTTAGTAGGGACAGACTCTCCGATATTCCAAACTGGTAAGATATTTGAAGAGATTTTGTATGATGAAAATGCTGCCTGCCATATTGCCGTGGGTTTTGCCTATAGTATGTGTATAGATGGAGGCCCTTCAATGTCCCCTGAGCAGCTTGCAGATATAGGATGCAATGTAAGTACCGTACATGTCGACATGATGATTTCGGATGAGCATGTAGATGTGGAGGCAACTACTTATGAAGGTAAAAAGGTTAAGTTGATTTGTAAAGGGCAATGGATGCAAGGGTTGTAAATGGGTAGCCGCAAGTCCAAATTAAGAGAGGGGAATAGCAAAAATTTATGCTTGGCATTTGATAGAAAAGGTTTAAAAATTTTCCATTAAGTTATCTTTTATAAGATATAAAACTAAGCAAGAAAAATAACAAAAAAGGATAAGTTAGTGAAATTTTAAATAGAAATTTTACTCTCATCTTTTTTAGCGGCTTTAGCCTTCTTACCTTACAAAGCTTTTATACATGGATGCAGAGAAAATGCAGGTGGCCTATTCTTTATGGATTAAGAGAAGGAAGTTTATCCTGAATGTTTTTTTCTACTAGGGCCTTGCAGCTTGTGGATTTCATTCCCTTCGCTAAATTTTTGCTTTTTCGCAAATAGGCCCCTCTTTTCCAACAGCATTTATTTATAATTTTAGCAGCAACTCTGTTTTTAAACTTTTTTTAAAAATTTCCTAGGTAGAAAGTTTACTAGGTGACTTATAATAAATTTCTGCTAAAGCATTAGAATAACATAGTTCGATTTCTTCATTATTTAGATGAAAAAATAATTAATTTTCTCACTAAAAGGGTTTTCTTTCTTGAAAGTAATATTTTTATCCTTTATCCTTATGTTTTAAAATAACTATTAGGTTTAAGTTTAGTAATCAATATTTTTAAAAGATTGAGGGAATAGGATATGGTAGTTAATATAAATATGACAGCATTTACCGATGCCGCAGGGCAAACTTCCAATGTGCTCAATACAGGGGATATTACTTCAGTAATCAGCCATATTGACGCCTCTAATGCTACTCTTACAAATAAATTCATCGCTTGCATGCAATGTCTTTCTCAAACGCTTAATAGTGATGGGCCTTTTCAAGGAAAGTGTGAAAGCTATTTAAAGGAAAAAATTTTCGATCTAGCTAAGAAAAAACCTGCCGAGGCGCAAGAAGCAATCAAGGATAGTACGATTAGATATGATGAGAAGCTTTCTTCTACAATTAAAAAAGTGAAGTATTTATCAGCTGGCGTCTGGGGGCTCCCTGGGGGCAACTATGTGAGAAAACTTGGTCATCATATCTTTGAGACCTGTGGGAATAATAGGAATTTGGGTACTACCTACCTTTTAGCAGGTGCAACTGTTACCTTTACTCGAGGTGTATCTTCCATATTTGCTTTAAATGCTACCGATGGCGGGCAAGGAGCTGGCAGCGCTGATATGT
Coding sequences within it:
- a CDS encoding aminopeptidase — its product is MMDFKQKLYTYAQLLIEHGLNVQKGQIVNITAEICHRELTHLLCQIAYRRGAKHVNVDFIEPRLIRTRLLDSIEDDDLAYVPHYLSQKYEEFVKEGAAVLRLIGSELPDNLTDLNPQKINTLSNSNFKALKKYYTEGVSKSKVQWTVAAAATPQWGKKVFPELEEAKACEALWEQIFKICRADQPNCLELWKKHNSVLQARAKHLTKMKIRELHFTGPDTDLKVFLSPQALFVGGGSQGPGGEFEPNIPTEECFTTPDYRLTTGKVKVTRPVLVNGKIVKDLHLEFKEGKLVHFEASEGEENFARYIDNDAGSRFLGEVALVGTDSPIFQTGKIFEEILYDENAACHIAVGFAYSMCIDGGPSMSPEQLADIGCNVSTVHVDMMISDEHVDVEATTYEGKKVKLICKGQWMQGL
- the ndk gene encoding nucleoside-diphosphate kinase, encoding MTSQERTLSIIKPDAVGKNQIGEIIARFEKNGLKIVAAKMKHLSQQEAEGFYAIHKERPFFKDLVSFMISGPVLITVLEGNQAILKNREIMGATDPKKASPGTIRADFAQSIDENCVHGSDSAENAQTEINYFFKSTEICPHTR